A window of the Rhea pennata isolate bPtePen1 chromosome 19, bPtePen1.pri, whole genome shotgun sequence genome harbors these coding sequences:
- the CCDC42 gene encoding coiled-coil domain-containing protein 42 → MKCYLREMKSNKNGLSLDLSCAKPVLVGTADSPQWTHGDKDAQTALGLNQDKDITGRTWAIQALLVAGAMATMDNEDLSAYFCMHYKKNLLPLLTKFKQTEEESLSPSIRLQQKKKQARLIQKALDAEEEAFKVRMEAINCRWSDLKAKEAQLKAYTQKFEKFIQENDEKRIRALKKASKEREMKMQREKELLRARRELEALKSKHQKIYNALQKYSIFNKYLEDVVKVSEFEEIREVIGRHKTLVRMHEDLLQSAQARMEMIEKAKVLLAQYTEEKEDKILQYNNELAQLQTRFDQAHSEVLIWESHWAHIQNTAAEKTLMLGTIKMATLNLFQCVSKQLKESLNVPVEDTHRQLDMIQQFIQDLTDICMEVKRKDHLSRQQAATL, encoded by the exons ATGAAATGCTACCTGAGAGAAATGAAGAGTAACAAAAATGGTTTGAGCCTggatctcagctgtgctaaACCTGTGCTAGTGGGCACTGCTGACTCCCCACAGTGGACACATGGTGATAAGGATGCACA GACAGCTCTTGGGCTGAATCAGGATAAAGACATCACTGGGAGGACCTGGGCTATCCAAGCCCTTTTGGTGGCTGGAGCAATGGCCACCATGGACAACGAGGACCTGTCAGCATATTTCTGCATGCACTACAAAAAGAATCTTCTGCCTTTGCTCAC GAAATTCAAACAGACAGAGGAAGAGTCTCTGTCTCCATCTATTCGCctccagcagaagaaaaaacaagccaGATTGATTCAAAAAGCTCTGGATGCAGAGGAAGAG GCCTTCAAGGTGAGGATGGAAGCCATAAACTGTCGGTGGAGTGATCTCAAAGCCAAGGAGGCTCAGCTAAAAGCTTACACACAGAAATTTGAGAAGTTCATACAG GAAAACGATGAGAAGAGAATCCGAGCTCTAAAGAAAGCAAGTAAGGAAAGAGAGATGAAGatgcagagggagaaggagctTTTGAGGGCTAGGAGGGAACTGGAAGCCCTGAAAAGTAAACACCAGAAAATCTACAATGCCCTGCAGAAGTACTCCATCTTCAACAAGTACCTGGAGGATGTGGTGAAAGTCTCAGAG TTTGAGGAGATCCGGGAAGTCATCGGGCGCCACAAGACGCTGGTGAGAATGCACGAGGACCTGCTGCAGTCAGCACAGGCACGCATGGAAATGATTGAGAAAGCCAAAGTGCTCCTGGCCCAGTacactgaagagaaagaagacaaGATCCTGCAGTATAACAATGAATTGGCGCAGCTCCAAACACGTTTTGACCAGGCTCACAGTGAGGTCCTCATCTGG GAGTCTCACTGGGCCCACATCCAGAACACGGCTGCCGAGAAAACCCTTATGCTCGGCACCATTAAGATGGCCACCCTCAACCTCTTCCAATGTGTGAGCAAGCAGCTGAAAGAGAGCCTGAATGTGCCAGTGGAGGACACTCACAGACAGCTGGACATG ATTCAACAGTTTATCCAAGACCTCACAGACATCTGTATGGAGGTGAAAAGGAAGGACCATCTTAGCCGCCAGCAAGCAGCTACACTTTGA